Proteins encoded together in one Chryseobacterium sp. G0201 window:
- a CDS encoding MFS transporter: MDNIQTKTIDSNKIVYPILFMISFSHFLNDLIQSTIPSLYPILKGEFSLSFSQIGIITLVFQLTASILQPFVGIYTDKKPNPRSLAIGMGLSMAGLLLLASAHQYYVILISVALIGMGSSIFHPEASRVAQLASGGQKGLAQSIFQVGGNSGSAIGPLLVALIVLPLGQGYVGLFAIAAFIGIILLWRIGNWYAERLAFKKTAKHKDLVVNIQLSRKKVIFSVSILLALVFSKYIYLASMTNYFTFFLIDKFHISVKDSQLYLFMFLAAVAVGTILGGKLGDKYGRKKIIWVSILGAAPFTLCLPYLSLVWTIAFAVIIGLIIASAFSAILVYATDLMPDKIGLVAGLFFGFMFGMGGIGSAVLGAVADDTSIEYVFKICAFLPLMGIITALLPNIQGTKKSK, encoded by the coding sequence ATTCCATCATTATATCCGATTCTTAAAGGCGAGTTTAGCTTATCTTTTTCTCAGATAGGTATTATTACTTTGGTATTTCAACTTACAGCTTCAATATTACAGCCATTTGTCGGAATTTATACCGATAAAAAGCCAAATCCAAGATCTTTAGCCATCGGAATGGGATTATCAATGGCTGGACTTTTACTTTTAGCATCGGCTCATCAATATTATGTTATTTTAATTTCAGTTGCTTTGATCGGAATGGGCTCATCGATATTTCACCCAGAGGCTTCAAGGGTTGCTCAACTTGCTTCCGGTGGACAAAAGGGACTTGCTCAATCTATTTTTCAGGTAGGTGGTAATTCCGGAAGTGCGATCGGGCCGTTGTTGGTTGCGCTTATTGTACTTCCTTTAGGTCAAGGATATGTTGGATTATTTGCTATCGCCGCTTTTATCGGAATTATCCTGTTATGGAGAATCGGAAACTGGTATGCTGAAAGATTAGCCTTCAAAAAAACAGCAAAACACAAAGATTTGGTCGTTAATATTCAGTTATCAAGAAAAAAAGTAATCTTTTCTGTGAGTATTTTATTGGCTTTAGTATTTTCAAAATACATTTATCTGGCTTCAATGACGAATTATTTCACCTTCTTTTTGATCGATAAATTTCATATTTCTGTAAAAGATTCTCAATTGTACCTGTTCATGTTTCTTGCAGCAGTTGCAGTCGGAACAATTTTAGGCGGAAAATTGGGTGATAAATATGGCAGAAAGAAAATTATCTGGGTCTCTATTTTAGGAGCTGCTCCATTTACACTTTGTCTTCCTTATCTTTCATTAGTTTGGACGATCGCGTTTGCCGTTATCATCGGATTAATCATTGCTTCCGCATTTTCTGCTATTTTGGTCTACGCAACAGATCTTATGCCTGATAAAATTGGTTTGGTTGCCGGATTATTCTTCGGATTCATGTTCGGAATGGGCGGAATTGGCTCTGCTGTTTTAGGTGCAGTTGCCGATGATACAAGCATTGAGTATGTATTTAAGATCTGTGCATTTTTACCTTTGATGGGTATTATCACAGCTCTTTTACCGAATATTCAAGGAACGAAGAAGAGTAAATAA